The following are from one region of the Geoalkalibacter subterraneus genome:
- the pgaB gene encoding poly-beta-1,6-N-acetyl-D-glucosamine N-deacetylase PgaB: MWRLMVLIVALCCGLIWIPQPACADLIALCYHDVTDNVVPDDDMSVSRDNLIAHFAWLREHGYRPVSIDDIFAARSGGQPLPEKAVLLTFDDGYRSFYQRVFPLLKAFNYPAVLALVGSWLETPTGEMVRYGESRVPRELFMSWPQLREVAESGLVEIASHSYDLHRGIIANPQGNELPAMTARAFDPAENSYESDGAYRERLREDFKRNRALLEDKLGLKPRVMVWPYGQYNRIAVDLAEEVGMSLTFSLASEGAGGKDPRVVGRDLVLGNPKAADFVWSLRNRSLHRNFPRRVLHVDLDYVFDEDPVQQEDNLGLLLERVLDLGVNTVYLQAFADPDGDGVADALYFPNRHLPMRADLFNRVAWQLRTRTGVTVYAWMPVLGFALDMPGHLVLARSGDGPDMPAPEAYRRLSPFSGAAARVVGEIYRDLAKHAAFAGLIFHDDAFLSDYEDANPAALEAYRQAGLPESFASIREEVGLLERWTEVKSQRLNGFIAALIEDVRVYRPEIKTARNIFARPVLEPAARHWFAQSLDGFMAQYDYPAIMAMPYMEEAENPDQWLKKLVEAVAAVPGALDQVVFELQSRDWRTGQPVDGSTLARQMELLQSAGVKHYGYYPDDFLNNRPEARLVRPQISSRTIPYRP; this comes from the coding sequence ATGTGGCGGTTGATGGTACTGATCGTGGCACTTTGCTGCGGCCTGATTTGGATCCCGCAGCCCGCTTGTGCGGATCTGATCGCGCTCTGTTATCACGATGTAACCGATAACGTCGTGCCCGACGACGATATGAGCGTGTCACGCGACAACCTGATTGCCCACTTCGCCTGGCTGAGGGAACACGGTTATCGCCCCGTATCCATCGATGATATCTTTGCGGCCCGCAGCGGGGGCCAGCCTCTGCCGGAAAAGGCGGTGCTGTTGACCTTCGATGATGGCTACCGCAGTTTTTACCAGCGGGTTTTCCCTCTGCTCAAGGCTTTCAATTACCCCGCAGTGCTGGCCCTGGTCGGCAGTTGGCTTGAAACGCCCACCGGTGAAATGGTGCGTTATGGTGAAAGCCGTGTCCCGCGCGAACTCTTTATGAGTTGGCCGCAGCTGCGGGAAGTGGCCGAATCGGGGCTGGTGGAGATTGCCTCACACAGCTATGACCTGCATCGGGGGATAATCGCCAATCCCCAGGGCAATGAGCTGCCCGCTATGACCGCACGGGCGTTCGACCCTGCTGAGAACTCCTACGAAAGCGACGGGGCCTATCGGGAAAGGCTGCGCGAGGATTTCAAGCGCAATCGTGCGCTGCTCGAGGATAAACTCGGGCTGAAGCCGCGGGTCATGGTCTGGCCTTACGGGCAATACAATCGCATCGCTGTGGATCTTGCTGAAGAGGTGGGAATGTCTCTGACCTTTTCCCTCGCCTCAGAGGGGGCAGGGGGGAAGGATCCGCGCGTGGTGGGGCGGGATCTGGTGCTTGGCAATCCAAAGGCGGCGGATTTCGTCTGGTCTCTGCGCAACCGCAGCCTGCACCGGAATTTTCCGCGCCGGGTGCTGCATGTGGATCTCGATTATGTCTTCGACGAAGATCCCGTTCAGCAGGAAGATAATCTTGGCCTTCTGCTCGAGCGTGTGCTTGATCTTGGCGTCAACACGGTCTACCTGCAGGCTTTTGCCGACCCGGACGGTGACGGTGTTGCGGATGCCTTGTATTTCCCCAATCGCCATCTGCCCATGCGTGCCGATCTGTTCAACCGGGTGGCCTGGCAGCTGCGCACCCGTACAGGGGTGACGGTTTATGCGTGGATGCCGGTTCTTGGGTTTGCCCTGGATATGCCCGGGCATCTGGTTCTTGCCCGTAGCGGTGATGGCCCAGACATGCCCGCACCCGAAGCCTATCGTCGCCTGTCCCCCTTTTCAGGGGCCGCTGCGCGGGTCGTCGGGGAGATCTACCGGGATCTTGCCAAGCACGCCGCCTTTGCCGGTCTGATCTTTCATGATGACGCTTTTCTGTCCGATTACGAGGATGCAAATCCTGCAGCCCTGGAGGCTTACCGCCAAGCAGGGCTGCCGGAGTCATTCGCTTCAATCCGTGAGGAGGTCGGACTTCTCGAGCGTTGGACCGAAGTAAAGTCTCAAAGACTCAACGGCTTCATTGCTGCACTGATTGAGGATGTTCGGGTCTATCGCCCGGAAATAAAGACAGCCCGCAACATCTTTGCCCGCCCGGTCCTTGAACCGGCCGCCCGCCACTGGTTTGCTCAGAGCCTGGACGGGTTCATGGCGCAATACGATTATCCCGCCATTATGGCAATGCCCTACATGGAGGAGGCTGAAAATCCCGACCAGTGGTTGAAGAAGCTGGTGGAAGCGGTGGCTGCCGTTCCAGGGGCCCTGGACCAGGTGGTGTTTGAACTGCAGAGTCGCGACTGGCGTACCGGACAGCCGGTTGACGGATCAACCTTGGCGCGGCAGATGGAACTTCTACAATCTGCGGGTGTCAAGCACTACGGATATTATCCCGATGATTTTCTCAACAACCGTCCAGAGGCGCGGCTGGTCCGGCCGCAGATCTCAAGTCGTACTATCCCCTATAGGCCTTGA
- the pgaA gene encoding poly-beta-1,6 N-acetyl-D-glucosamine export porin PgaA: MKYFHLCFQLLFFLLLVFSPAICAAAENRINTGFAPSAASLFPDAAAAERFGSALADALDASVSVRLFDDVHSLPEWLNRFRAIDLSLIPRKTLQNQPSGRLFSLLTTDTDEVFVLRQGIAPARREHIAAAIREVLSEEKRHVSSEPAAFSDREDALRQEAVKQARDGHLEDSLEILKQLYNRNPANSKVAYDYLTVLGWAERDAEVVILADSMELDKAPLHVVDVVAKALRNHKWFEASAALYAEAMQRWPDHLPFALGRLMALADAGEVEASRRLVRQLQNRHPERRDVLSACVYAAERAGDHLTALDLHQRLLVLNPADPDALLGRIRALRFLGASHLALHYAEKFPGLLQKADLQRLHNDAAAHQVRWGSYSPEAEKTRFLETDQALERISANLRRLHAADNAPPTLVRQGRIDRMVALRNRVRMPEVVTLYQSLQREDEFLPAYALKAAADAYLYLEQPEAAYDIYQQALHLEPDDFETRLALFYADVELEEFDRAITRIDRLFAEVQAEKNADRQRLTAELTTGLARVFAGDLPEAQSRIETLHDHAPLNPDLKQELGGVYAARGWPRKAESILENGLLNNPDHRGLQIARAHNRFDLRQYGTAQAAAEDLYGRFPEDKHVQRLARRSYLHDLRELQVEAGYSDSSETDYGGNELRLGSTLYSSPLKEHYRLFAGILWSRGDFAEGRGIVRRYRSGLEYRSRRLEGNAEINYTAAGAGGVGVGVAGLLHQDDQRSWPFAVEIRSSATPTRALRNGIDADAIRFGFVHRAHERRRWSLGTGLMDFSDGNLRTHLRADLRQRVVTRPHYHLDGVVDLYASFNKKSDVPYYSPQQDASASVTLDNTWLLWRRYQRAFRHRLALTVGAYQQQGYGTGPLLGARYEHLWQADGRFDLVYGIGWHRRIYDGDPENGVDGDLSVRWRF, from the coding sequence ATGAAATATTTTCATCTTTGCTTTCAGCTTCTCTTTTTTCTTCTGCTCGTTTTTTCGCCTGCCATCTGTGCGGCAGCGGAAAACCGGATCAATACCGGATTTGCGCCCAGCGCTGCTTCGCTTTTTCCTGATGCTGCCGCAGCAGAACGATTTGGTTCGGCTTTGGCCGATGCGCTTGACGCTTCGGTCAGCGTTCGGCTGTTCGACGATGTCCACAGCCTGCCGGAATGGCTAAACCGTTTTCGCGCCATTGACCTGAGCCTGATCCCTCGAAAAACTCTGCAGAATCAGCCCTCCGGCCGGCTGTTTTCCCTGCTGACGACCGATACCGATGAGGTTTTTGTCCTGCGCCAGGGGATCGCCCCCGCACGGCGCGAACACATTGCCGCTGCGATTCGTGAGGTGCTGTCAGAAGAAAAGCGGCATGTCTCTTCTGAACCCGCAGCTTTTTCGGACCGTGAGGACGCCCTGCGGCAGGAAGCCGTCAAACAGGCACGGGATGGTCATCTGGAAGATTCTCTCGAGATCCTGAAACAACTCTACAATCGCAATCCCGCCAATAGCAAAGTGGCCTACGACTACCTGACGGTGCTGGGATGGGCTGAGCGTGATGCCGAAGTGGTCATCCTCGCGGATTCCATGGAATTGGACAAGGCTCCGCTGCACGTGGTGGACGTTGTGGCCAAGGCGCTGCGCAACCATAAATGGTTTGAAGCTTCGGCAGCTTTGTACGCGGAGGCCATGCAGCGCTGGCCTGATCATCTTCCGTTTGCGTTGGGGCGGCTTATGGCGCTGGCCGATGCCGGAGAGGTGGAGGCGAGCCGCCGCCTGGTTCGTCAGTTGCAGAATCGCCATCCGGAGCGAAGAGATGTCCTTTCGGCCTGTGTGTATGCTGCAGAGCGCGCCGGAGATCATCTCACCGCTTTGGATCTGCATCAACGCCTGCTGGTGCTCAACCCCGCCGATCCCGACGCTTTACTGGGACGGATTCGCGCTCTGAGGTTTCTGGGAGCGAGCCACCTGGCCCTGCACTATGCCGAGAAATTTCCCGGACTGCTGCAAAAAGCTGATCTGCAGCGTCTGCATAATGATGCTGCAGCACATCAGGTGCGCTGGGGAAGCTACTCCCCTGAGGCCGAGAAAACCCGGTTTCTGGAAACAGATCAGGCGTTGGAGCGGATTTCAGCGAATCTGCGACGCCTTCATGCGGCTGATAATGCGCCTCCGACCCTGGTGCGGCAAGGACGCATCGACCGTATGGTTGCCCTGCGCAACCGCGTGCGCATGCCGGAGGTTGTGACCCTATATCAATCTTTGCAGCGCGAAGATGAGTTCCTGCCTGCTTATGCTCTCAAAGCCGCTGCGGATGCCTACCTCTACCTGGAGCAGCCCGAGGCGGCCTACGATATCTATCAGCAGGCTCTACACCTCGAGCCCGATGATTTTGAAACACGGCTGGCGCTGTTTTATGCCGATGTGGAATTGGAAGAATTCGACCGTGCCATCACTCGCATCGACCGTCTTTTCGCGGAGGTGCAAGCAGAAAAAAATGCCGATCGTCAGCGTTTGACCGCAGAGTTGACGACTGGTTTGGCCCGAGTCTTTGCAGGAGATCTGCCGGAGGCCCAGAGCCGGATCGAAACGTTGCATGACCATGCACCGCTCAATCCTGATCTCAAGCAGGAACTGGGGGGAGTTTATGCGGCGCGTGGGTGGCCGCGCAAAGCGGAATCGATTTTGGAAAACGGCCTGCTGAACAATCCGGACCATCGTGGTCTGCAGATCGCCAGAGCTCACAACCGTTTTGATCTGCGGCAGTACGGTACCGCACAAGCGGCTGCTGAAGATCTCTATGGGCGATTCCCGGAGGATAAACATGTGCAGCGCCTTGCGCGCCGCAGCTATCTTCATGACCTGCGTGAATTGCAGGTTGAGGCGGGCTACAGCGACAGCAGCGAGACCGATTATGGCGGTAACGAACTGCGCCTGGGGTCGACCCTCTATTCCTCTCCGCTGAAAGAACATTACAGGCTTTTTGCCGGGATTCTATGGTCGCGTGGTGATTTCGCCGAGGGGCGCGGCATTGTTCGCCGTTATCGCAGCGGCCTGGAGTATCGCAGTCGCCGCCTGGAGGGGAACGCCGAAATCAATTACACCGCGGCGGGAGCAGGCGGTGTCGGTGTGGGCGTAGCGGGTCTCCTGCATCAGGATGATCAGCGCTCCTGGCCTTTTGCCGTTGAAATTCGCAGCAGCGCTACACCGACCCGCGCCCTGCGCAACGGAATCGATGCCGATGCGATCCGCTTTGGTTTTGTCCATCGTGCCCATGAGCGGCGCCGCTGGTCGCTGGGGACGGGACTGATGGATTTCAGCGACGGCAATCTGCGCACGCACCTGCGGGCGGACCTGCGGCAGCGTGTCGTCACGCGCCCCCATTATCATCTCGACGGGGTGGTTGATCTCTATGCTTCTTTCAACAAAAAGAGCGATGTACCCTATTACAGCCCGCAGCAGGATGCTTCCGCCTCTGTAACACTGGACAACACCTGGCTGCTGTGGCGGCGCTACCAGCGCGCCTTCCGGCACCGGCTCGCCCTGACGGTTGGGGCCTATCAGCAGCAGGGTTACGGAACCGGACCTCTGCTCGGCGCCCGCTACGAACACCTGTGGCAGGCCGATGGTCGGTTCGACCTGGTTTATGGTATCGGATGGCACCGTCGTATCTATGATGGCGATCCGGAAAACGGGGTGGACGGCGACCTTTCAGTTCGTTGGAGATTTTAA
- the murB gene encoding UDP-N-acetylmuramate dehydrogenase gives MDCQHSDNVKDSNLAHLDVGVIRTDEPLSRHCSWRIGGPADLFVEPADADQIARLMEFAHNRHIPLLVIGEGSNLLFDDAGVRGIVLKIGRRLGRISIHGQTIVAEGGAWVPQLARRAGRAGLTGLEHIIGIPGTIGGLVMMNGGSHRQAVGDHVRRVWIIDRTGNERVLTREECRFDYRRSALQGTGAAVTRVELTCPVGDPQEIRRRMVEDLRERRHKFPRKQPNCGSVFLSSPAMHTQVGPPGKVIQDAGLKGMRIGGAEVSPLHANFIVNRGGASCRDVLELINHIRAVVRQRIDFDLMCEVRYVSPQAVLMPADQALQLVAVHAPG, from the coding sequence ATGGACTGTCAGCACTCCGACAACGTAAAAGATTCGAACCTGGCGCACCTCGACGTCGGGGTGATCAGGACAGATGAACCCCTGTCGCGGCATTGCAGCTGGCGCATTGGTGGCCCGGCGGATCTGTTTGTCGAGCCCGCCGATGCCGACCAGATTGCACGGCTGATGGAGTTCGCGCACAACAGACATATCCCCCTGCTGGTCATCGGCGAAGGTTCAAACCTGCTGTTCGATGATGCGGGGGTGCGTGGCATCGTACTCAAAATCGGCCGCCGCCTCGGGCGCATCTCCATCCACGGCCAGACCATTGTCGCCGAAGGGGGAGCGTGGGTTCCGCAGCTCGCCCGCCGCGCGGGACGTGCCGGGCTGACAGGCCTGGAACATATCATCGGTATCCCCGGCACCATCGGCGGCCTGGTCATGATGAACGGCGGCAGTCATCGCCAGGCCGTCGGCGATCATGTGCGTCGGGTGTGGATCATTGACCGCACGGGCAACGAGCGGGTCCTGACCCGCGAAGAGTGCCGTTTCGACTATCGCCGCAGTGCCCTGCAAGGCACCGGCGCTGCAGTCACGCGGGTTGAACTGACCTGTCCCGTCGGCGACCCGCAGGAGATACGCCGCCGCATGGTGGAAGACCTGCGGGAACGTCGGCATAAATTTCCACGCAAGCAACCCAACTGCGGCTCGGTCTTCTTGAGTTCCCCCGCTATGCATACCCAGGTCGGCCCGCCAGGCAAGGTCATCCAAGATGCAGGCCTCAAGGGGATGCGCATCGGCGGCGCCGAAGTTTCACCCCTTCATGCCAATTTCATCGTCAATCGCGGCGGGGCCAGTTGCCGTGACGTGCTGGAACTGATCAACCATATCCGCGCCGTGGTGCGGCAGAGGATCGACTTCGACCTCATGTGCGAAGTGCGCTACGTCAGCCCGCAGGCAGTTTTAATGCCCGCCGACCAGGCCCTGCAACTGGTCGCGGTCCACGCCCCCGGTTAA
- the hflC gene encoding protease modulator HflC, which translates to MKAPVIVGLVLLILIGVGSSAYVVNEAEQAIITQFGKPVGDVKYAGLHFKIPVIQDVRRFERRIMKWDSAPNQIPTKDKRFIWVDTTARWRIVDPLLFYRSVATERGAQGRLDDIIDSVVRDAVSGRLLAELVRGSDYEKPRGLEDEEEVFEFEGEVVEESELIGREEILDDLLEKARASVPEYGIELLDVQIKRINYVEQVLERVYERMVNERNQVAAEYRSEGEGEKAEILGKMERELKEIRSGAYRTALEIRGKADAEAASIYAGTYNEDKDFYSFLRTLESYKKVIGENGRLVIGTDSDYYRYLKEIN; encoded by the coding sequence ATGAAAGCGCCTGTGATTGTTGGATTGGTGCTGCTGATTCTAATTGGTGTCGGCAGCAGTGCCTATGTGGTCAACGAGGCCGAGCAGGCCATTATCACGCAGTTCGGCAAACCGGTGGGGGATGTCAAATATGCCGGTCTGCATTTTAAGATTCCGGTCATTCAGGATGTGCGCCGTTTCGAGCGGCGCATCATGAAATGGGACAGTGCTCCCAACCAGATCCCTACCAAGGATAAGCGTTTCATCTGGGTGGATACCACCGCGCGTTGGCGCATCGTCGATCCGTTGCTGTTCTACCGCAGTGTCGCCACCGAGCGCGGTGCCCAGGGACGTCTCGACGACATTATTGACTCCGTGGTGCGCGACGCCGTATCGGGTCGCCTGCTGGCGGAACTGGTGCGCGGCAGTGATTATGAGAAACCCCGGGGGCTGGAAGATGAGGAAGAGGTCTTCGAGTTTGAAGGCGAGGTGGTAGAAGAAAGCGAGTTGATCGGACGCGAGGAAATTCTCGACGACCTGCTCGAAAAAGCCCGTGCCAGCGTGCCGGAATATGGTATTGAGCTGCTCGATGTGCAGATCAAGCGGATCAATTATGTCGAGCAGGTGCTTGAGCGGGTGTATGAGCGCATGGTCAATGAACGCAACCAGGTTGCCGCCGAGTATCGCTCCGAGGGTGAAGGGGAAAAAGCCGAGATCCTCGGCAAGATGGAACGTGAGCTGAAGGAGATCCGCTCCGGTGCTTACCGCACCGCCCTGGAGATTCGCGGCAAGGCCGACGCTGAAGCCGCCTCCATCTACGCCGGGACCTACAATGAAGACAAGGATTTCTATTCCTTCCTGCGGACCCTGGAATCCTATAAAAAAGTCATCGGCGAAAACGGCCGCCTGGTCATCGGGACCGATTCCGACTACTACCGTTACTTGAAAGAGATCAACTGA
- the hflK gene encoding FtsH protease activity modulator HflK, with translation MQNWGDGGPSADDLEKKIIDIGRKLKKEFRPNKMLFVILAGLVVAFGIYSSFYKVDTEETGVILRFGKHVGYSDPGLHFKIPFGVDKVYLVKTGRVFKEEFGFRTVMPGERSSYTKRGLEEESLTLTGDLNVSDVEWIVQFQVVDPYKYVFRLKNPVETIRDISEAMVRKVVGNSNVTDVLTTDRALLAARIQEDVQDILNEYDIGVRVVTVKFQDVTPPDPVKKAFNEVNEAEQQKESMIFKAREQFNREVPRARGEAKKTIEEAEGYAIERINMAMGETNRFRALLSEFRKAPEVTKQRIFLETMEEVLPRLEEIYVMDEGGSNLLPLLPMRSERRGGGQ, from the coding sequence ATGCAAAATTGGGGCGACGGTGGGCCCTCGGCTGATGATCTGGAAAAGAAGATTATCGATATCGGCCGCAAGCTTAAGAAAGAGTTCCGACCCAACAAGATGCTGTTCGTCATACTGGCGGGGTTGGTGGTGGCTTTCGGCATCTACAGCAGCTTTTACAAGGTTGACACCGAAGAGACCGGCGTCATCCTGCGGTTCGGCAAGCATGTCGGTTATTCCGATCCCGGGCTGCATTTCAAGATTCCCTTTGGAGTCGACAAGGTCTACCTGGTTAAAACCGGTCGCGTCTTCAAGGAGGAGTTCGGTTTCCGCACGGTCATGCCGGGTGAGCGTTCCTCCTATACCAAAAGAGGGCTGGAGGAGGAGTCGTTGACCCTGACTGGCGACCTCAATGTCAGCGACGTGGAGTGGATCGTGCAGTTCCAGGTGGTCGATCCGTATAAATATGTTTTCCGGCTGAAGAATCCGGTGGAAACTATTCGTGACATCAGTGAAGCGATGGTGCGCAAAGTGGTCGGCAACAGCAACGTGACCGATGTCCTGACCACCGACCGAGCTCTGCTTGCCGCGCGTATCCAGGAGGACGTGCAGGATATCCTCAATGAATATGATATCGGCGTTCGCGTGGTGACGGTCAAATTTCAGGATGTGACGCCGCCTGACCCGGTAAAAAAGGCATTCAACGAGGTCAATGAGGCGGAGCAGCAGAAGGAGAGTATGATTTTCAAAGCCCGTGAACAGTTCAATCGCGAGGTGCCGCGTGCCCGCGGCGAGGCGAAAAAAACCATTGAAGAGGCCGAAGGTTATGCCATTGAGCGCATCAATATGGCGATGGGGGAAACGAACCGTTTCCGGGCTCTGCTCAGCGAATTCCGTAAGGCTCCCGAAGTGACCAAGCAGCGTATCTTCCTTGAGACCATGGAAGAAGTTCTGCCGCGTCTCGAAGAAATTTATGTCATGGACGAGGGCGGCAGCAACCTGCTGCCATTGCTGCCCATGCGCAGTGAGCGCCGGGGAGGTGGCCAATGA
- a CDS encoding SMR family transporter, with amino-acid sequence MAAFYLSIAIIAEVIATSALKSSEAFTRLGPSLIVITGYSAAFYFLAIALRTIPIGIAYAIWAGAGITIITVVGALAFKQIPDLAAIIGITLIVAGVIVINVFSRTTPH; translated from the coding sequence TTGGCCGCTTTCTACCTCAGCATCGCCATCATTGCCGAAGTCATTGCCACCAGTGCCCTGAAGTCCTCTGAGGCATTCACCCGGCTCGGTCCCAGCCTGATCGTCATCACCGGCTACAGCGCAGCCTTTTACTTTCTGGCGATCGCCCTGCGAACCATCCCCATCGGTATCGCCTATGCCATCTGGGCCGGTGCCGGTATCACCATCATTACAGTGGTGGGCGCACTGGCTTTCAAGCAGATCCCGGATTTGGCAGCCATTATCGGCATCACCCTGATTGTCGCGGGAGTCATCGTCATCAACGTCTTTTCCAGGACAACGCCCCATTAA
- a CDS encoding glucosaminidase domain-containing protein, translating into MNRPRLNLLTTLIMAGILTAGVVVALLPSLLTRQAPSQVPHVTIEDLDLSGIDSVQEKKQRFFSFLGPIVVAENDRIRAQRAHLTEALETGDGNVLKQLRDEYDLPAEASAEQLLKRIDVVPLELVLAQAANESMWGASRFAREGNNLFGQWCFTPGCGMVPQQRESGLSHEVAVFDSINAAVAAYLKNINTHRAYRKLRTLRAQARHRNENPDPLVLAQGLGAYSERGEEYIAEVQSMILSNRELVTPERYRKTMTSNDF; encoded by the coding sequence GTGAACCGACCCAGGCTCAATCTTCTAACGACACTGATCATGGCCGGGATTCTGACCGCCGGCGTGGTCGTTGCCCTGCTGCCCAGCCTGCTCACCCGGCAGGCACCTTCACAGGTGCCCCATGTCACCATCGAAGACCTGGATTTAAGCGGCATAGATTCTGTCCAGGAGAAAAAGCAGCGATTCTTTTCCTTTCTCGGACCGATCGTTGTGGCTGAGAACGACCGCATCCGCGCCCAGCGCGCGCATCTGACCGAAGCACTGGAAACCGGCGACGGAAATGTGCTGAAGCAGCTGCGCGATGAGTACGACCTGCCTGCGGAAGCATCCGCTGAACAGTTACTGAAGCGAATCGACGTTGTGCCGCTGGAACTGGTCCTGGCCCAGGCGGCCAACGAATCGATGTGGGGTGCTTCACGTTTCGCAAGGGAGGGCAACAACCTGTTCGGACAATGGTGCTTTACGCCGGGCTGCGGCATGGTTCCACAGCAACGGGAATCAGGCCTCAGCCATGAGGTTGCCGTTTTCGACAGTATCAACGCTGCTGTTGCCGCCTATCTCAAAAACATCAATACTCACCGGGCCTATCGCAAACTGCGCACGCTGCGTGCTCAGGCCCGTCATCGGAACGAAAACCCGGACCCTCTCGTCCTGGCACAGGGACTTGGCGCCTACTCGGAGCGTGGAGAAGAGTATATCGCCGAGGTGCAGAGCATGATTCTCAGCAACCGCGAACTGGTTACACCCGAGCGCTATCGAAAAACCATGACATCAAACGATTTCTGA
- a CDS encoding response regulator, which yields MSDILIIDDDPGFVKFLKNHVHQSFPGLSIATCLDPVCGLSQINPDLKLLLLDLEMPTIDGEKVLTYAVAKGVSKSRIIILSGRDADYLHRRFPMGSCLAVLNKHEVRQKAVLNMVLGALQEKYGNREQVF from the coding sequence ATGAGCGACATTCTCATCATCGATGACGATCCGGGATTCGTCAAATTCCTCAAGAACCATGTCCACCAGAGTTTTCCTGGGCTGAGCATCGCCACCTGTCTCGATCCCGTCTGCGGCCTGTCGCAGATCAATCCCGACCTGAAGCTGCTGCTGCTCGACCTGGAGATGCCCACTATCGATGGAGAAAAAGTCCTGACCTATGCGGTCGCCAAGGGCGTGAGCAAGAGTCGGATCATTATCCTGTCCGGGCGCGATGCCGATTATCTGCACCGCCGCTTTCCCATGGGAAGCTGCCTGGCGGTGCTGAACAAACATGAAGTACGGCAGAAAGCCGTTCTCAACATGGTGCTCGGTGCTCTGCAGGAAAAATACGGCAATCGCGAGCAGGTCTTTTAG
- a CDS encoding membrane dipeptidase has product MSIEMLTGGAVFLEDMVMQIDWLVQRFGPKAVALGSDYGGFEGACHGLEDHSCWPKLANSMAALGYPAEATGDILGGNWLRIYEGLRL; this is encoded by the coding sequence TTGTCGATTGAAATGCTGACCGGTGGTGCGGTTTTCCTTGAGGATATGGTCATGCAGATCGATTGGCTGGTGCAGCGTTTTGGTCCGAAGGCGGTTGCGCTGGGGTCTGATTATGGTGGGTTTGAAGGGGCCTGTCATGGGTTGGAGGATCACAGCTGCTGGCCGAAGCTGGCGAACTCCATGGCGGCGCTTGGATATCCTGCTGAAGCGACAGGGGATATTCTGGGTGGCAACTGGCTGCGCATCTATGAGGGTCTGCGCTTGTAA
- a CDS encoding DUF1847 domain-containing protein, producing the protein MSSSQKEKKAPLSCNRCGAVWKKSGTTYCWSNPEAGMSAPGYCPSEEEAQLIEESFRAYTGNDEDARLARVAAEVEGLCYQPVPGSDAVNARWTRVEDTIALIKLMGWKKIGIATCIGLLDETDRLSEILNAQGLEPLSVCCKAGRIDKLELGLEEDDKVRPGTFEPACNPIAQAKLLNRSGTDMNLIIGLCVGHDMLFSKYSQAPVSTLVVKDRVTGHNPVAVLYGQNFYYKRLQKQPVLKGGDEE; encoded by the coding sequence ATGTCATCCAGTCAGAAAGAAAAAAAGGCTCCTTTGAGCTGCAACCGCTGTGGTGCCGTATGGAAGAAAAGCGGGACCACCTACTGCTGGAGCAATCCGGAAGCGGGCATGAGCGCCCCGGGCTATTGCCCGTCGGAAGAGGAAGCGCAACTGATTGAAGAATCTTTCCGCGCCTACACCGGGAACGACGAAGATGCGCGCCTGGCTCGGGTCGCGGCGGAAGTGGAGGGGCTTTGCTACCAGCCGGTCCCCGGGAGTGACGCGGTCAACGCCCGCTGGACCCGGGTAGAGGACACCATCGCCCTGATCAAGCTGATGGGATGGAAAAAAATCGGCATCGCCACCTGTATCGGCCTGCTGGACGAAACGGACCGGCTCAGCGAGATCCTCAATGCCCAGGGTCTGGAACCTCTTTCGGTGTGCTGCAAGGCAGGACGCATCGACAAGCTCGAACTGGGCCTGGAGGAGGATGACAAGGTTCGCCCCGGCACCTTTGAGCCCGCCTGCAACCCCATCGCACAGGCCAAGCTGCTCAACCGGAGCGGAACCGACATGAACCTGATCATCGGGCTGTGTGTCGGCCACGATATGCTGTTCAGCAAATATTCGCAAGCACCAGTGTCGACCCTGGTGGTCAAGGATCGCGTCACAGGACATAATCCCGTTGCGGTCCTTTACGGACAGAATTTCTACTACAAAAGATTGCAGAAACAGCCGGTGTTAAAGGGCGGGGACGAGGAATGA